A portion of the Carya illinoinensis cultivar Pawnee chromosome 11, C.illinoinensisPawnee_v1, whole genome shotgun sequence genome contains these proteins:
- the LOC122282383 gene encoding uncharacterized protein LOC122282383: MSFQELFSRGRGSKDTFITVNSIKVDICVFVFDIMFANGERNKHADIKIVDSQSCTKLNANVPSSNNHDLCILLCFNNFYKLIGIINYSQVEDIFGISSWYTKICQPDNLQRSKNHYSSR; this comes from the exons ATGTCCTTCCAAGAACTATTTTCACGAGGGAGAGGGAGCAAAGATACCTTTATCACAGTGAATAGCATAAAG GTTGACATTTGCGTGTTTGTATTCGATATAATGTTTGCTAATGGAGAACG GAACAAGCATGCTGACATCAAAATTGTTGATTCTCAAAGCTGCACTAAGCTCAATGCCAATGTACCCTCCTCCAACAACCACGACCTTTGCATTCTTCTTTGCTTTAATAACTTCTACAAGCTTATCGGCATCATCAATTACTCTCAAGTAGAAGATATTTTTGGCATCAGCTCCTGGTACACGAAAATCTGTCAGCCTGACAACCtgcaaagaagcaaaaaccatTACTCTAGCAGGTAG